One window from the genome of Pandoraea fibrosis encodes:
- a CDS encoding cell division protein ZipA C-terminal FtsZ-binding domain-containing protein, which yields MNELQLSLIAAGVVVLLGVVSYNAWQGSKARARIPRRMPVDGAGIDATAGTPDADDDRPFIEPTLSPPRVPAQSGERREPTLGGSAAASGTSSGAGTSVQDAFAINEDAWDAPPASRKRAAQEAAALAAQAGTSGAATAESAAESVQHTDADELARDAEQAAAASTVARVDAELAADDTVDAAAAGAVAAAAGAPDDESLAHPQGTVASAAETVTAPVAAARPAVPSGPPPVIDERIDCIVELPLANVVAAERLMPLTVRMRRAGGKPVNVEGRADEHSPWELIRTGGRYHQLRMAVQLANRAGALNEVEFSEFSNLVQTLADAVDALPELPDMMETVARGRELDSFAAQCDAQLSVNVLSDGAPWSANYVQAVATQDGLLLSRDGMRFVKLDARQNPVFMLQFGDTNFLRDDLTYKGGDLITMLLDVPVADEDLLPFRLMCDYARSIGQRIGGRVVDDQRRPLSDAALQNVDKQLLKLYERLEARGLPAGSPVTRRLFSQ from the coding sequence ATGAATGAACTGCAGCTGAGCTTGATTGCGGCAGGGGTAGTGGTACTGCTGGGGGTCGTCAGTTATAACGCCTGGCAAGGCAGCAAGGCGCGCGCGCGCATCCCGCGTCGCATGCCGGTCGACGGTGCCGGTATCGATGCCACTGCCGGCACGCCCGACGCCGACGACGACCGTCCGTTCATCGAACCGACGCTTTCTCCCCCGCGCGTGCCCGCGCAGTCGGGCGAGCGTCGCGAACCGACGCTGGGCGGCTCGGCCGCCGCATCGGGGACATCCAGTGGGGCCGGTACGTCGGTGCAGGATGCCTTCGCCATTAACGAAGACGCCTGGGACGCGCCGCCTGCCTCGCGTAAGCGTGCCGCGCAGGAAGCGGCTGCGCTGGCCGCCCAAGCGGGTACTTCCGGCGCGGCCACGGCGGAATCCGCTGCGGAATCCGTCCAACACACCGATGCCGACGAGCTGGCACGCGACGCGGAACAAGCCGCAGCGGCGAGCACGGTGGCACGCGTCGACGCGGAACTGGCGGCCGACGACACCGTGGATGCCGCCGCTGCTGGCGCGGTGGCTGCGGCGGCCGGCGCACCCGATGACGAATCGCTAGCCCACCCGCAAGGCACCGTGGCGTCCGCAGCCGAGACCGTGACGGCGCCCGTCGCAGCGGCGCGCCCGGCGGTGCCGAGCGGTCCGCCGCCGGTCATCGACGAGCGCATCGACTGCATCGTCGAATTGCCGTTGGCGAACGTGGTAGCTGCGGAGCGTCTGATGCCGTTGACGGTGCGCATGCGCCGCGCGGGCGGCAAGCCCGTGAACGTCGAGGGCCGCGCCGACGAACATTCGCCATGGGAACTGATTCGCACAGGCGGCCGCTACCATCAGTTGCGCATGGCCGTGCAGTTGGCCAACCGAGCCGGGGCGTTGAACGAAGTCGAATTCTCGGAGTTCTCGAATCTCGTTCAGACCCTCGCCGACGCCGTCGATGCGCTGCCCGAACTGCCCGACATGATGGAGACGGTGGCCCGTGGCCGCGAGCTCGACAGTTTCGCCGCGCAATGCGACGCGCAACTGTCGGTCAACGTGCTCTCGGACGGCGCCCCCTGGTCGGCGAACTATGTCCAGGCAGTGGCGACGCAGGACGGTCTGCTGCTCTCGCGCGACGGTATGCGTTTCGTCAAGCTCGACGCACGCCAGAATCCGGTGTTCATGCTGCAGTTCGGCGATACCAACTTCCTGCGCGACGATCTGACGTACAAGGGCGGCGATCTGATTACGATGTTGCTCGATGTGCCGGTGGCCGATGAAGATCTGCTGCCGTTCCGTCTGATGTGCGATTACGCTCGCTCGATCGGGCAACGCATTGGTGGGCGAGTCGTGGACGACCAGCGTCGGCCGCTTTCGGATGCTGCGCTGCAAAATGTCGACAAGCAGTTGCTCAAGCTCTACGAACGCCTCGAGGCACGCGGTTTGCCGGCCGGTTCGCCGGTGACACGCCGCTTGTTCAGCCAGTAA
- the smc gene encoding chromosome segregation protein SMC, producing the protein MRLTSIKLAGFKSFVDPTNFAVPGQLVGIVGPNGCGKSNIIDAVRWVLGESRASELRGESMQDVIFNGSTARKQASRASVELVFDNSAGRAAGQWSQYAEIAVKRVLTRDGTSSYYINNLPARRRDIQDIFLGTGLGPRAYAIIGQGMISRIIEAKPEELRVFLEEAAGVSKYKERRRETENRLQDTRENLTRVEDILRELGTNLEKLESQAVVANRFKDLQRDGEEKQQLLWLLRKNEAQNEQERQQRAIESAQVDLEAQMARLRGSESDLETLRAAHYTATDAVQAAQSAMYEANSEVSRLEAEIRYVVESRNRVQAQLAALTSQREQWQARSAQSEEELALAEEELIIAEERAATAQDQAAEQNDALPALEAGWRDAQNLLNEQRSEIAQVEQSLKLEAAHQRNADQALQQLQQRQERLQGEARGLDKPDEVELETQRAELAEHQAMLEDAQAELADAQERLPRLEAERAEAQARVQSEAATIAQLEARLTALKQLQESVQTEGKVQPWLDKHELAQLPRLWKKLHIEPGWENALESVLRERLAALEISNLDWVKAFASDAPPAKLAFYSPPPAARPIETPASLRPLLSLLRIDDPGLRAVLQEWLGQVFVADDLTQAMVVRAQLPEGTSIVVKAGHQVTRVGVQLYAADSEQAGLLARQQEIENLGKQLRAQALLSDEAKSAAVRAEAAYSQAAQSLTDVRGRAERATQRVHALQMEVLKLTQAYERYNARSTQIDEELNEIAAQIEEQMALRAESEANFEQSDSRLAELQATFEDGQLEFESLDSQLSDARNRARELERLAQEASYGQKGISSKIDEHRRNIQTALEQAERLVVSIEQAQAELAQITEQTVENGLQDALELRAEKEEILGAARIELDALTQKLRQSDEERLAAERGLQPLRDRITELQLKEQAARLNREQFVEQLTTAEVDEEALATKLTPDLKPSYLQGEVTRINNAINALGPVNMAALEELETARDRKVFLDAQSADLNDAIETLEGAIRKIDEETRVLLQGTFDEVNKHFGELFPMLFGGGQAKLIMTGDEILDAGVQVMAQPPGKKNSTIHLLSGGEKALTAIALVFGMFQLNPAPFCLLDEVDAPLDDANTERYAKMVARMSDRTQFVFISHNKIAMEMANQLIGVTMQEQGVSRIVAVDMESAINLAEIA; encoded by the coding sequence GTGCGTCTGACCTCCATCAAACTCGCTGGCTTCAAGTCTTTCGTCGATCCGACGAACTTCGCGGTACCCGGCCAACTGGTCGGGATTGTCGGCCCGAACGGGTGCGGCAAATCCAACATCATCGACGCCGTGCGCTGGGTGCTCGGCGAGTCGCGCGCTTCCGAGCTGCGTGGCGAATCGATGCAGGACGTGATTTTCAATGGGTCGACAGCCCGCAAACAGGCGAGCCGCGCCAGCGTCGAACTCGTGTTCGACAACAGCGCCGGGCGCGCCGCCGGGCAGTGGAGCCAGTACGCCGAAATCGCCGTCAAGCGCGTGCTCACGCGCGATGGCACCTCCAGCTACTACATCAACAATCTGCCGGCCCGCCGCCGCGATATCCAGGACATCTTTCTCGGTACCGGCCTCGGGCCGCGCGCCTACGCCATCATTGGGCAGGGGATGATCTCGCGCATCATCGAGGCCAAGCCGGAAGAGTTGCGCGTGTTCCTCGAAGAAGCGGCAGGCGTCTCCAAGTACAAGGAGCGCCGTCGCGAGACCGAAAACCGTCTGCAGGACACGCGGGAAAACCTCACGCGCGTTGAAGACATTCTGCGTGAACTCGGTACCAACCTCGAGAAGCTCGAATCGCAGGCCGTCGTGGCCAACCGGTTCAAGGACTTGCAGCGCGACGGCGAGGAAAAGCAGCAGTTGCTGTGGTTGCTGCGCAAGAACGAAGCGCAGAACGAACAAGAACGCCAGCAACGTGCGATCGAATCGGCGCAGGTCGATCTCGAAGCGCAGATGGCACGTCTGCGTGGTTCGGAGTCCGATCTCGAAACGCTGCGCGCCGCGCACTACACGGCCACCGACGCCGTGCAGGCCGCGCAGAGCGCCATGTACGAGGCGAATTCGGAAGTCAGCCGACTGGAAGCCGAGATTCGCTATGTGGTCGAGTCGCGCAACCGTGTGCAGGCGCAACTGGCGGCACTGACCTCGCAGCGCGAGCAGTGGCAGGCCCGTTCGGCGCAATCGGAAGAAGAACTCGCGCTCGCCGAAGAAGAACTCATCATCGCCGAGGAGCGCGCAGCGACTGCGCAAGATCAGGCTGCCGAGCAGAACGACGCACTGCCTGCGCTCGAAGCCGGCTGGCGCGATGCGCAGAATCTGCTCAACGAGCAGCGCAGCGAGATCGCACAGGTCGAGCAGAGTCTGAAGCTCGAAGCGGCGCACCAGCGCAATGCCGATCAGGCCTTGCAGCAGTTGCAGCAACGACAGGAGCGTTTGCAGGGGGAGGCGCGCGGGCTCGACAAGCCTGATGAGGTCGAACTCGAAACGCAGCGCGCCGAGCTTGCCGAGCATCAGGCGATGCTCGAAGACGCACAAGCCGAACTCGCCGACGCGCAGGAGCGTCTGCCCCGACTGGAAGCCGAGCGTGCCGAGGCACAGGCGCGGGTGCAGTCCGAGGCGGCGACCATCGCACAGCTCGAGGCGCGTCTCACGGCGCTCAAGCAACTGCAGGAAAGTGTTCAGACGGAAGGCAAGGTGCAGCCGTGGCTCGATAAGCACGAGCTGGCGCAATTGCCGCGTCTCTGGAAGAAACTCCATATCGAGCCGGGCTGGGAAAACGCGCTCGAATCGGTGCTGCGCGAGCGACTCGCGGCACTGGAGATCAGCAATCTCGACTGGGTGAAAGCCTTTGCGAGCGATGCGCCGCCGGCCAAGCTGGCGTTCTATTCGCCGCCGCCGGCCGCCCGCCCGATCGAAACGCCGGCCTCTCTGCGCCCGCTGCTCTCGTTGCTCCGAATCGACGATCCGGGCCTGCGCGCGGTGTTGCAGGAATGGCTCGGCCAAGTCTTTGTCGCAGACGATCTGACGCAAGCCATGGTCGTTCGCGCACAACTGCCTGAAGGGACGTCGATTGTCGTCAAGGCGGGCCATCAGGTCACACGCGTGGGCGTGCAGCTATACGCTGCCGACTCCGAGCAGGCCGGTTTGCTCGCCCGCCAGCAGGAAATCGAGAATCTGGGCAAGCAACTGCGTGCGCAGGCTTTGCTGTCGGACGAAGCCAAGTCAGCCGCCGTGCGTGCCGAGGCGGCCTACAGCCAGGCGGCGCAGTCGCTCACCGACGTGCGCGGCCGTGCGGAGCGTGCCACGCAGCGTGTGCATGCGTTGCAGATGGAGGTGCTCAAGCTCACGCAAGCCTATGAGCGCTACAACGCTCGCAGCACGCAGATCGACGAAGAGCTGAACGAGATCGCCGCGCAGATCGAAGAACAAATGGCGTTGCGCGCCGAATCGGAAGCGAATTTCGAGCAAAGCGATTCGCGTCTGGCCGAATTGCAGGCAACGTTCGAAGACGGTCAGCTCGAGTTCGAATCGCTCGACAGCCAACTCTCGGACGCCCGCAACCGTGCGCGTGAGCTGGAGCGCCTGGCGCAAGAGGCGTCTTACGGTCAGAAGGGAATTTCGAGCAAGATCGACGAGCATCGCCGCAATATTCAGACGGCGCTCGAACAGGCCGAACGTCTTGTGGTGTCGATCGAGCAGGCACAGGCCGAACTCGCGCAGATTACCGAGCAGACCGTCGAGAACGGCCTGCAGGATGCGCTTGAATTGCGCGCCGAGAAGGAAGAGATTCTTGGCGCGGCCCGTATCGAACTCGATGCGCTGACGCAAAAGCTGCGTCAGAGCGACGAAGAGCGCCTGGCCGCCGAGCGCGGCTTGCAACCGTTGCGCGATCGCATTACGGAATTGCAGTTGAAGGAACAGGCCGCCCGCCTGAACCGCGAGCAGTTCGTCGAGCAACTCACAACGGCCGAGGTCGATGAGGAGGCGCTCGCCACCAAGCTGACGCCGGATCTCAAGCCGTCGTACCTGCAAGGCGAAGTCACCCGAATCAACAACGCCATCAACGCGCTGGGCCCGGTCAACATGGCCGCGCTCGAAGAATTGGAAACGGCGCGTGACCGCAAGGTATTCCTCGACGCACAATCGGCCGACCTGAATGACGCCATCGAAACGCTCGAAGGCGCCATTCGCAAGATCGACGAAGAAACACGTGTGCTGTTGCAAGGCACGTTCGACGAAGTGAACAAACATTTCGGCGAACTGTTCCCGATGCTGTTCGGCGGCGGGCAAGCCAAGCTCATCATGACGGGCGACGAAATTCTCGACGCAGGCGTTCAGGTGATGGCGCAACCGCCGGGCAAGAAGAACTCTACGATCCATTTGCTGTCTGGGGGTGAGAAGGCCCTGACGGCGATTGCGCTGGTGTTCGGGATGTTCCAGCTCAACCCGGCGCCGTTCTGCTTGCTCGATGAGGTGGACGCACCGCTGGACGATGCCAACACCGAGCGCTACGCCAAGATGGTGGCGCGCATGTCGGACCGTACCCAATTCGTATTTATTTCGCATAACAAAATCGCGATGGAAATGGCCAATCAGCTCATCGGCGTCACCATGCAGGAACAAGGGGTGTCGCGGATCGTGGCAGTGGACATGGAGTCTGCGATCAATCTGGCCGAGATCGCCTGA
- a CDS encoding DMT family transporter: MTVAGNGAHGPASTSGASLRSRAAPALAILIGSSVWGLAWFPYRVLAQWGVAAVPAQICTASVALVLLSLVYRRSLGTLRWSWLLVGVAFAGGTTNVAFVWGTTHGHVMRVLLLFYLTPVWTALFAHGFLGERVGMRGAGLIALALGGAGLMLWSPELGWPVPNNPGEWAGAIAGAAFALNNVLLRRVSQSLPDVRAEMRSWTLYLGCLVGGLLVLPFDGGAEAGRATVSALTSSTATVAVVLALGGTIALTNVIVQFGLARVPANQAALIMLFEIVVAAISSWWLASEGLGVREVAGGLCIVAAGVLSGILPDSRRCKSATAGDAMV; this comes from the coding sequence ATGACCGTAGCCGGCAACGGCGCGCACGGCCCGGCGTCGACCTCCGGCGCTTCGCTGCGCTCCCGGGCGGCGCCCGCCTTGGCCATTCTTATCGGATCTTCCGTCTGGGGGCTGGCCTGGTTCCCTTACCGCGTGCTGGCCCAGTGGGGCGTCGCGGCGGTGCCTGCACAGATTTGCACCGCGAGCGTCGCGTTGGTGCTCCTTTCCCTGGTCTATCGCCGCTCGCTCGGTACGCTGCGCTGGTCGTGGCTGCTGGTGGGGGTGGCGTTTGCCGGCGGCACGACCAACGTGGCGTTTGTCTGGGGCACGACGCACGGCCACGTGATGCGTGTGCTGCTGCTTTTCTATCTGACCCCCGTGTGGACGGCGCTGTTCGCCCACGGGTTCCTCGGTGAGCGCGTGGGCATGCGGGGCGCCGGTCTGATCGCGCTGGCGTTGGGCGGGGCGGGGCTGATGCTGTGGTCGCCCGAGCTGGGCTGGCCCGTGCCGAACAACCCCGGCGAATGGGCTGGAGCGATTGCCGGGGCGGCGTTTGCGCTGAATAACGTGTTGCTGCGGCGCGTCAGCCAGTCGTTGCCCGATGTGCGGGCCGAAATGCGCAGTTGGACGCTCTATCTCGGTTGCCTGGTCGGCGGGTTGCTGGTGCTGCCGTTCGATGGCGGGGCTGAAGCCGGCCGCGCCACGGTTTCGGCCCTGACCTCGAGCACCGCCACGGTGGCGGTCGTGCTGGCGCTGGGCGGCACCATCGCGCTCACCAACGTCATCGTGCAGTTCGGTCTGGCGCGGGTGCCGGCCAATCAGGCCGCGCTCATCATGCTGTTCGAGATCGTGGTGGCGGCCATTTCGTCCTGGTGGCTTGCCAGCGAGGGGTTGGGCGTGCGGGAAGTCGCCGGCGGGCTATGCATCGTGGCGGCCGGTGTCCTGTCCGGAATTTTGCCGGATTCACGTCGTTGTAAATCCGCGACGGCGGGGGATGCGATGGTATGA
- the dapC gene encoding succinyldiaminopimelate transaminase, with protein MNPLLDKLQPYPFERLKSLVADITPASAFKAISFGIGEPKHPTPQFIKEALIEGLGGLSNYPATAGGEPLRVAIAGWLERRYALPNVNPATEVLPVTGSREALFSFAQAVVDASKPGARVLCPNPFYQIYEGATLLAGATPYYVDSDPARNFAPNYDSVPADVWRNVQLVYLCSPGNPTGAVLGLADWKRLFELSDEYGFVIASDECYSEIYFDEESAPLGGLAAAHQLGRGFERLVVFSSLSKRSNVPGMRSGFVAGDAAILKKFLLYRTYHGCAMSPAVQAASVAAWNDEAHVRLNRSKYLKKFQTVTPMLAEVLDVRLPDAGFYLWARVDTKTGLSDTEFTRQLLAQYNVAVLPGSYLGRAAHGTNPGEHYVRIALVADVDECTEGAQRIVQFCQSL; from the coding sequence GTGAACCCATTACTCGACAAGCTCCAGCCCTACCCCTTCGAACGCCTGAAGTCGCTGGTGGCGGACATTACGCCCGCCAGCGCGTTCAAGGCCATCAGCTTCGGCATCGGTGAGCCCAAGCACCCGACGCCGCAATTCATCAAGGAAGCCTTGATCGAAGGACTGGGCGGCCTCTCGAACTACCCCGCCACTGCTGGCGGCGAGCCGCTGCGTGTGGCCATCGCCGGGTGGCTGGAGCGCCGCTACGCGCTGCCCAACGTGAACCCGGCCACCGAAGTGCTGCCGGTCACGGGCTCGCGCGAGGCGCTTTTCTCGTTCGCACAGGCGGTCGTCGACGCCAGCAAGCCCGGTGCACGCGTGCTGTGCCCGAACCCGTTCTATCAGATTTATGAAGGCGCGACGCTGCTCGCTGGCGCCACGCCCTATTACGTCGATAGCGATCCGGCGCGCAATTTCGCCCCGAATTACGACAGCGTGCCCGCCGATGTCTGGCGCAACGTCCAGCTCGTCTATCTTTGCTCGCCCGGCAATCCGACCGGCGCCGTGCTCGGCCTTGCCGACTGGAAGCGCCTGTTCGAACTCTCGGACGAGTACGGTTTCGTGATCGCCTCCGACGAGTGCTACTCCGAGATCTATTTCGACGAAGAGAGCGCGCCGCTGGGCGGCCTCGCCGCAGCTCACCAATTGGGTCGCGGCTTCGAGCGTCTGGTGGTGTTCTCCAGCCTGTCGAAGCGCTCGAACGTACCGGGCATGCGCTCGGGCTTTGTGGCGGGCGACGCTGCCATCCTGAAGAAATTCCTGCTGTATCGCACCTATCACGGCTGCGCGATGAGCCCGGCCGTGCAAGCGGCGAGCGTCGCCGCGTGGAACGACGAAGCTCACGTGCGTCTGAACCGCAGCAAGTACCTGAAGAAGTTCCAGACCGTCACACCGATGCTCGCCGAAGTGCTCGACGTGCGCCTGCCCGACGCGGGCTTCTACCTGTGGGCCAGAGTCGACACGAAAACCGGCCTGTCCGACACGGAATTCACGCGCCAATTGCTGGCGCAATACAATGTGGCCGTACTGCCCGGATCGTACCTGGGCCGCGCGGCGCACGGCACCAACCCGGGCGAGCACTATGTGCGCATCGCCCTCGTGGCCGATGTGGACGAATGCACCGAAGGCGCCCAGCGCATCGTGCAGTTCTGCCAATCCCTTTAA
- the dapD gene encoding 2,3,4,5-tetrahydropyridine-2,6-dicarboxylate N-succinyltransferase produces MSQQLQTIIDQAWENRAEISAKSAPADVREAVAHVIAELDKGALRVAQKQDGQWIVNQWIKKAVLLSFRLEDNAVMPAGGFSQFYDKVPSKFANYTAEDFARGGFRVVPPAVARRGSFIGKNVVLMPSYTNIGAYVDEGTMVDTWATVGSCAQIGKNVHLSGGVGIGGVLEPLQANPVIIEDNCFIGARSEVVEGVIVEENSVISMGVYLGQSTKIYDRETGEVHYGRVPAGSVVVPGNLPSKDGKYSLYCAVIVKKVDAQTRAKTAINDLLRGE; encoded by the coding sequence ATGTCGCAACAACTGCAAACCATCATCGACCAAGCCTGGGAAAACCGTGCCGAGATTTCGGCCAAGTCGGCACCTGCCGATGTGCGTGAGGCTGTCGCCCACGTCATCGCCGAGCTCGACAAGGGCGCCCTGCGCGTGGCCCAGAAGCAAGACGGCCAGTGGATCGTGAACCAGTGGATCAAGAAGGCCGTGCTGCTGTCGTTCCGCCTCGAAGACAATGCTGTGATGCCTGCCGGTGGCTTCAGCCAGTTCTACGACAAGGTGCCGAGCAAGTTCGCCAACTACACGGCCGAAGACTTCGCACGTGGCGGCTTCCGCGTGGTGCCGCCGGCCGTGGCGCGCCGTGGCTCGTTCATTGGCAAGAACGTCGTGCTGATGCCGTCGTACACCAACATCGGCGCCTACGTCGATGAAGGCACCATGGTCGACACGTGGGCCACGGTCGGTTCGTGCGCCCAGATCGGCAAGAACGTCCACCTCTCGGGCGGCGTCGGTATCGGTGGCGTGCTCGAGCCGCTGCAAGCCAACCCGGTCATCATCGAAGACAACTGCTTCATCGGCGCCCGCTCGGAAGTCGTGGAAGGCGTGATCGTCGAAGAAAACTCGGTGATCTCGATGGGTGTGTATCTGGGTCAGTCGACCAAGATCTACGACCGTGAAACAGGTGAAGTGCACTACGGCCGCGTGCCGGCCGGCTCGGTCGTCGTGCCGGGCAACCTGCCGTCCAAGGATGGCAAGTACAGCCTGTACTGCGCCGTGATCGTGAAGAAGGTCGACGCGCAAACGCGCGCCAAGACAGCGATCAACGACCTGCTGCGCGGCGAATAA
- a CDS encoding ArsC family reductase gives MTAVLYGIPNCDTVKKARTWLDEHGVAYDFHDFKKAGVNDALLSTWLAQVPLTTLLNRKGTTWRKLSPEQQAAAADESVARTLMIENPSLIKRPVLVANGKVSVGFTPDSYASRL, from the coding sequence ATGACGGCAGTGCTGTACGGCATTCCCAACTGCGATACCGTGAAGAAGGCACGCACCTGGCTCGACGAGCACGGCGTGGCTTACGACTTCCACGACTTCAAAAAGGCGGGCGTGAACGACGCACTGCTGAGCACCTGGCTCGCCCAGGTGCCGCTCACCACGTTGCTCAACCGCAAGGGCACTACGTGGCGCAAGCTCTCGCCGGAGCAACAGGCTGCGGCCGCCGACGAGTCGGTAGCGCGCACCCTGATGATCGAAAATCCGTCGCTCATCAAGCGCCCTGTGCTGGTGGCGAACGGCAAGGTTTCCGTGGGCTTCACGCCCGATAGTTACGCCTCACGACTCTGA
- the dapE gene encoding succinyl-diaminopimelate desuccinylase: protein MTSSQGATLALTEQLIARHSVTPEDRDCQAILARRLEAIGFACETIASNGVTNLWAVKRGTRGTDGKLLVFAGHTDVVPTGPLDQWHSDPFAPTHRDGMLYGRGAADMKTSLAAFVVASEEFVAQHPDHTGAIGFLLTSDEEGPATDGTIKVVEALTARGERLDYCVVGEPTSSQQLGDMVKNGRRGSMSGKLVIKGVQGHIAYPHLAKNPTHLFAPALAELTQTVWDNGNEYFPPTTWQISNIHAGTGATNVIPGELTVMFNFRFSTASTSDGLQQRVHELLDRHGLTYTLDWSISGQPFLTPRGDLSEALSSAIHEETGLQTELSTTGGTSDGRFIARVCPQVIEFGPCNASIHKIDEHIAVADIEPLKNIYRGVLKRLVA, encoded by the coding sequence ATGACTTCCTCCCAAGGCGCCACGCTGGCGCTTACCGAGCAACTGATCGCCCGTCACTCGGTGACGCCCGAAGACCGCGATTGCCAGGCCATTCTCGCGCGCCGCCTCGAAGCGATCGGCTTCGCGTGCGAGACCATCGCGTCGAACGGCGTGACCAACCTGTGGGCGGTCAAGCGCGGCACGCGCGGCACCGACGGCAAGCTGCTCGTCTTCGCAGGCCATACGGACGTGGTACCGACGGGCCCGCTCGACCAATGGCATTCCGATCCGTTTGCGCCAACGCATCGCGACGGCATGCTCTACGGTCGCGGTGCCGCCGACATGAAGACGTCGCTCGCGGCATTTGTGGTTGCCTCGGAGGAATTCGTCGCCCAGCATCCGGATCACACCGGCGCCATCGGCTTTCTGCTCACGAGCGACGAAGAAGGTCCGGCCACCGACGGCACGATCAAGGTCGTCGAAGCACTGACGGCGCGGGGCGAGCGTCTGGACTACTGTGTGGTCGGCGAGCCGACATCGAGCCAGCAGTTGGGCGACATGGTCAAGAACGGCCGCCGTGGATCGATGTCGGGCAAGCTCGTCATCAAGGGCGTGCAGGGTCACATCGCCTACCCGCATCTCGCAAAGAACCCGACACATTTGTTCGCCCCGGCACTGGCCGAGCTGACGCAAACGGTCTGGGACAACGGCAACGAGTATTTCCCGCCCACCACGTGGCAGATCTCGAACATTCACGCAGGCACCGGCGCGACCAACGTCATTCCGGGCGAACTGACCGTGATGTTCAACTTCCGCTTCTCGACGGCCAGCACGTCGGACGGCCTCCAGCAGCGCGTGCACGAACTGCTCGACCGCCATGGCCTGACGTATACGCTGGATTGGTCAATCAGCGGTCAGCCCTTCCTGACGCCACGCGGCGATCTGTCGGAGGCGCTCTCGAGTGCCATCCACGAGGAAACGGGGCTGCAAACCGAACTCTCGACGACAGGTGGCACGTCGGATGGCCGCTTCATCGCGCGCGTCTGCCCGCAGGTCATCGAGTTCGGTCCGTGCAACGCCAGCATTCACAAGATCGACGAGCACATTGCTGTGGCCGATATCGAGCCGCTCAAGAACATCTACCGTGGCGTGTTGAAGCGTCTGGTGGCTTAA
- the prmB gene encoding 50S ribosomal protein L3 N(5)-glutamine methyltransferase, with amino-acid sequence MTTQATHPFQTLRDLLRYAVSRFTEAELAFGHGTATAYDEAAYLLLHTLHLPIDTLDPFLDARLLPEEIERVLSVINRRAGERVPASYITNEAWMHGHRFYVDERVIVPRSFVGELLEDALQPWVDHAENITDVLELCTGSGCLAILAAETFPAAQIDAVDISPDALAVAKINVADYGLEDRIALHLGDLYAPLPQGKRYDVILTNPPYVNEGSMQVLPPEYLHEPRLALAGGDDGMDVVRRIIAGAREHLTESGVLIVEIGNERHFVEAAFPDLPMTWLATSAGDDMVFLVQAADLP; translated from the coding sequence ATGACAACTCAGGCGACCCACCCCTTCCAGACGTTGCGCGATCTGCTGCGCTATGCCGTGTCGCGCTTCACCGAAGCCGAGTTGGCTTTCGGGCATGGCACAGCGACGGCCTACGACGAGGCCGCGTACCTGCTGCTCCATACGTTGCATCTGCCCATCGATACGCTGGATCCTTTCCTCGACGCTCGCTTGCTGCCCGAGGAAATCGAGCGTGTGCTGTCGGTCATCAACCGCCGCGCGGGCGAACGTGTACCGGCGTCGTACATCACGAATGAAGCCTGGATGCACGGCCATCGGTTCTACGTGGACGAGCGCGTCATCGTGCCGCGTTCGTTTGTCGGCGAGCTGCTCGAAGACGCCTTGCAACCGTGGGTCGATCACGCCGAGAACATCACCGACGTGCTCGAGTTGTGCACGGGCTCCGGCTGCCTGGCAATCCTCGCCGCCGAGACCTTCCCGGCGGCGCAGATCGATGCTGTCGACATCTCCCCGGACGCACTGGCCGTGGCGAAGATCAACGTGGCCGACTATGGCCTCGAAGATCGCATCGCACTGCATCTGGGCGATCTGTACGCGCCGCTGCCGCAAGGCAAGCGCTACGACGTCATTCTCACCAATCCGCCGTATGTCAACGAAGGCTCGATGCAGGTGTTGCCGCCCGAGTATCTTCACGAGCCACGTCTGGCGTTGGCCGGAGGTGACGACGGCATGGATGTGGTTCGCCGCATCATCGCCGGTGCCCGCGAGCATCTGACCGAGAGCGGCGTACTGATCGTGGAGATCGGCAACGAGCGGCACTTCGTCGAAGCTGCGTTCCCCGATCTGCCGATGACGTGGCTGGCGACAAGCGCCGGCGACGACATGGTCTTTCTGGTGCAGGCCGCCGATCTGCCTTAA